AACTAAAACACGGTCGCAATTAACCACTTCTTCCATATCGTGGGTGATTGAAATCACGGTTTTACCTTGATTTCTTAATTGCAACATGAAGTTTTTAATATCCTTTTTACCCTTAGGATCTAGCATTGATGTTGATTCATCAAATAAGATAATGTTAGGATTAATCGCTAAAACAGAAGCAATTGCCACTCTTTGTTTTTGTCCACCTGAAAGTTTGTGTGGTTCAAATTTTAAGATATTTGTAATACCCACTTGTTCAGCAACACTGTCAATAATACGTTTGATTTCACTTCTTGGGATCTTACGATTTTCTAAACCAAAAGCAATATCATCCTCAGCAGTAATCCCGATAAATTGATTATCGGGGTTTTGGAAAATAATCCCAACATTATCTCGTAAAAATTTAATATTTTCACGAGAAATCGCATAACCAAATAAGTAAATGGTGCCTGATAATGGTTTTAAGATTCCAGTAAGCAACTTAGACATTGTTGATTTGCCAGAACCATTATGTCCAATGATACAAACATATTCTTTTTCATATATTTCATATGAAACATTTTTTAAAACCTGCTTCTTACTGTTATATGAAAACGAAACATTTTCAAATTTAATTACGCAATTTTTATTATTCATTGATTAAATTTTAAACTAAATTAATGGTTCTTGGTCCATTTCAGCAGGAATTTCTACACCAATGTATTTCAAGATTGTTGGAGCAACGTTGGCTAGAATTCCAGTTTTCTTAAATTTAACCGATTTATCAGTAATACTAAATGGCACAACATTAGTTGTATGTTTGGTTACTTTTTGA
The Mycoplasma sp. E35C DNA segment above includes these coding regions:
- a CDS encoding energy-coupling factor transporter ATPase — translated: MNNKNCVIKFENVSFSYNSKKQVLKNVSYEIYEKEYVCIIGHNGSGKSTMSKLLTGILKPLSGTIYLFGYAISRENIKFLRDNVGIIFQNPDNQFIGITAEDDIAFGLENRKIPRSEIKRIIDSVAEQVGITNILKFEPHKLSGGQKQRVAIASVLAINPNIILFDESTSMLDPKGKKDIKNFMLQLRNQGKTVISITHDMEEVVNCDRVLVMDHGNLIKQGDPNEIFKDREFLKEINLDIPFSLDLAMQLNEMDAKINTTLKYNELIDNICSRVDQKD